In Candidatus Zixiibacteriota bacterium, the sequence ACTTCCGGCATGGGGATAGATAAAAATAATCTGCAGAACACGATTTATGAGGTCTTGATAAATGAGGTCCCGATAAAAGATGCAATTCTTCCAACCACAATCCCTTTTTTAGAAATTGTTCCTTCCTCGTTAAGATTGGTCGGCTCTGAAATTGAACTCGTTAATTTGGAAGGAAGAGAAAGAAAACTAACTTCAGCTTTAGCTCCGATAAAAGATGAATATAGCTTTATCCTGATAGATACCCCTCCGTCTTTAGGGCTTTTGACCATCAACACCTTAACTGCGTCAGACTCAGTTTTAATTCCGATCCAGTGCGAATATTATGGGTTAGAAGGTTTGAGCCAGCTTTTGAATACGATCAATTTGGTTCGGCAGAACTTAAATCCGCGCCTTGAGATCGAGGGAGTAGTTTTAACGATGTATGATGCCAGGTTAAACCTGTCCAAACAGGTGGCAGAGGAGGCAAAGAAGTTTTTTGGGGGAAAAATCTATACCACTGTTATTCACAGGAACGTAAGGATTTCAGAGTCCCCGAGTTTTGGAAAACCGATCATACTTTATGATATCTCCTCTACCGGGGCAGAGAATTATATAAATTTAGCCAAGGAGATCTTAGACCATGACCAGAATAGCGTTAGGTAAAGGGATAAAGGCTTTGATTCCTGACCTACCTCAAGAAGTCAAATCAGAAATCAATGTCCTGGAAAAAGAAAAAAGGGGAGTTTTAGAACTGGAAGTCGAAAGGATTCGGCCGAATCCATATCAACCCAGAGGGAGTTTTAATCAGGGAAAATTAGATGAGCTTACAAATTCAATCAAAGAAAAAGGAGTAATCCAGCCGATAATAGTTAAGAAGATAGAGGATGGTTACGAGTTGGTTGCAGGCGAAAGAAGGCTTGTAGCAGCAAAAAAACTTGGACTCGCACTGATTCCAGCCATTTTGACAGAAAATCTATCAAAAGAGGGTTCTCTTGAGCTTTCAATAATAGAAAACGTGCAAAGAGAAGACCTTAATTCTATTGACCAGGCTAAAGGTTACAGGAGATTAATCGAGGAATTCGGACTTTCACATGAGGATATGTCCAAAAAAGTTGGCAAAGATAGAACTACGATCTCTAATATTCTGAGATTGTTGAATCTTCCGGAGGAAGTACAGATGTCTCTGGTCTCCGGAGAACTGTCAGAGGGTCATTGCAGAGCGCTTCTGAGTTTGGATACTGATGCTCAAAGAATTGAACTCTCAAAAGAGATTGTCAAAAACGGGTTGTCAGTCAGGGAAACAGAGGAGAAAATCTACGGCA encodes:
- a CDS encoding AAA family ATPase, which encodes TSGMGIDKNNLQNTIYEVLINEVPIKDAILPTTIPFLEIVPSSLRLVGSEIELVNLEGRERKLTSALAPIKDEYSFILIDTPPSLGLLTINTLTASDSVLIPIQCEYYGLEGLSQLLNTINLVRQNLNPRLEIEGVVLTMYDARLNLSKQVAEEAKKFFGGKIYTTVIHRNVRISESPSFGKPIILYDISSTGAENYINLAKEILDHDQNSVR
- a CDS encoding ParB/RepB/Spo0J family partition protein, which gives rise to MTRIALGKGIKALIPDLPQEVKSEINVLEKEKRGVLELEVERIRPNPYQPRGSFNQGKLDELTNSIKEKGVIQPIIVKKIEDGYELVAGERRLVAAKKLGLALIPAILTENLSKEGSLELSIIENVQREDLNSIDQAKGYRRLIEEFGLSHEDMSKKVGKDRTTISNILRLLNLPEEVQMSLVSGELSEGHCRALLSLDTDAQRIELSKEIVKNGLSVRETEEKIYGKKRVKSRRLKRVYPQLQLVEDKLKQYFGTSVKIVKGRKRGKILIEFYSDEDLNRILELLKITL